TTAATGAACCCAGCTTTATCATTAACACCACATACAGGTGCTGCAACTAACGAAGCCCAAGACCGTATTGGTACGGAATTAGCTGAGCAAATTATTAATATTCTTGGATAATATGTTTTTCTATATTCTATAATACGAATAATAAAGAAAACTAAGAAAATTAAAAAAGTCCTAACCTTAAATGGTTGGGACTTTTTTTGTATATTAAAGACTCATTTACAACAATTTAATTAACCATTTAACACATCTAAATCATGTCTGAAATTATCGATTTATTAAACAGCGACCAAGGTAAAACCCTCATAAATGGTGTTGCAGAACAAACCAACCAACCGCAAAGGAAAACAAAAGACGTTTTAACTATGGCCCTACCTCTTTTAACTGCTGCAATGAAACAAAATACCAAAACAACACAAGGCGCAGATGGCTTATACAACGCTATAAACACTAAACACGATGGGAGCATACTAGATGATTTAGAGGGCTTATTTAAAGGTGGTGTAAATACTGATGTTATAAATGATGGCGGAAACATTTTAAACCATGTTTTAGGACCTAAACAACAACACGTTGAAAATACTTTAAGTGCTAAATCTGGAATGGATGCCAATTCGGTGAGTCAAATTTTAAAAATAGCAGCACCACTCTTGTTAGGATTATTAGGAAAAAAAAGCCGACAAAATAATGTGAATAATCCAAGTGATTTAGGAAGTCTTTTAGGAGGACTTTTGGGAGGTAATGCTTCAGGTCATGAACAAAATTTGTTAGAATCAATTTTAGATGCCGATGGGGATGGCAGTGTTATTGACGATGTAGCCGGTATGTTACTTGGTGGGCATAAAAATAACGGCGGCCTTGGAGGTGTTCTTGGTGGTTTATTTGGAAGGAAATAATCTATTTATTCTAAAAGCTATGTATACCATTATAAAATACATACAGCTTTAACTTTAGTAGGGCTTATTCCTTTTTATCAAACATCGCCTTGTTAATTTTACCATCAATTATTTTATGAGCATGTACTCCTAATTTACGATATATCTTCATCACTTTTAGCACATCGATGTCTAGTAGTTTTAATCGATCCCATTTTACAAAAACAACATCGCCTGCCATTGGGTTTGGCGATCCAGGTATAAAAACGGCATTAATATCATCATCGATACGCTCCATTAAAAAACCAATTTGCCATACCTCCTCGACGTCAACCAAAACAACCTCTTTTAAATTATTAGTATCTATTCCTGCCGCAGTTTCTGTCATTCCTTTTAATAAAGTATAACCAGGAACATTAGAAAGAATATTATTTTCAATCCATTCTCTTAAGCGGTTTGCCAATTTTGTTTTAGCAAATACGCCAGCAATAAAACAAACTAAAAACAATAAGAGTATTGCAAGAATTCTGGGAGTCATTTCTCCGTCGAAAAAAGAAAACTCTATGTGTTTCGCTATAGGCCCAACAACTTTACCTAAAACTTTTATAACCTTTCCGGCCATAAATATGACTAAAGAAATAGGGATGATAAAGAACAAACCTCCAATGAGTGTTGTTTTAATAAAGGAAACCAAATTTTTCATATCGTATTATTTTTAAGTATTACAAGATATACATTCACTGCTTTGGATACTATTATCCATGCGTTTTTTAACAATTTCCTGACGGGGTTTTGAAAATGTACAACAACAAATTAGAACATATAGATTATTCACTAATTGGTTACCTTTTTTTTTGTACTTTGAAATGAATTATCACAAGAGCATGATGCCATAAAAAACGCATTACAAGCTACTATTATACATTCCCT
This genomic interval from Tamlana carrageenivorans contains the following:
- a CDS encoding DUF937 domain-containing protein; translation: MSEIIDLLNSDQGKTLINGVAEQTNQPQRKTKDVLTMALPLLTAAMKQNTKTTQGADGLYNAINTKHDGSILDDLEGLFKGGVNTDVINDGGNILNHVLGPKQQHVENTLSAKSGMDANSVSQILKIAAPLLLGLLGKKSRQNNVNNPSDLGSLLGGLLGGNASGHEQNLLESILDADGDGSVIDDVAGMLLGGHKNNGGLGGVLGGLFGRK
- a CDS encoding DUF502 domain-containing protein; the encoded protein is MKNLVSFIKTTLIGGLFFIIPISLVIFMAGKVIKVLGKVVGPIAKHIEFSFFDGEMTPRILAILLLFLVCFIAGVFAKTKLANRLREWIENNILSNVPGYTLLKGMTETAAGIDTNNLKEVVLVDVEEVWQIGFLMERIDDDINAVFIPGSPNPMAGDVVFVKWDRLKLLDIDVLKVMKIYRKLGVHAHKIIDGKINKAMFDKKE